tacaaatttcaGCATCTGTTTACTACATATTAACATAAAGATTAATATCAAGAAAAGGTTGTTGCACTTGGTCTAAGTCTAGTAGTTTACACTGAATGGGGACTTCTTAAAAAAACCTATACATATATTCAACAGTAAACATGAACAGTTTGGAATAATTCTTCACAGAGAACTGTATCACAGTAACACTCCAGGTAATTGGCAAATGGAACTATATTTAAGACAGCTGGATAAAACTTTATTCTAACTTTTTTGGCTGATAATGTCATTTCCTTAAATGCATATTTTCTAGAAAATAGCAGGCAATGTCATCAGTAAAGACACAAGTTCGGTGTATGTCATTTATCCGAAAAGGAGCCATGAATTTCTGTTTCAGTCTTTAGTAATGCTGTCAAAATGTCAGCGTGTTATAAAGGAATGCAGAAGATTGAACTACATGTTTAACATGATGACAAATTATGTTTTTCTATATAACATAATGTGAATCTATACATATTGCTTCAACAGTGGTCCACAcagatacatacatacatagttTTTTAGAACTCAAATGTGGGATATGAGGAAAAACTCAAGAATCCAGATCCAGATATCTTCATTGCACAGAAAATGGCAGTTTCCTGTAAAGGTTTAGATGCATTTTCAaattagaatttatttcataattTGCTTGCTATCCAAACAGTCTGTAACAGATGTCATTGTATTGTAAAATCAAACTCGTGCCAAATAAAATTATATCCTCTGTGAGGATGGGGCCTTTTAGAAACTctgcaggtttttttgtttaaaaaaagacaataaaagcaGGTTAGGAGCTAAATCCTAAAATTTAAAAGGATATGGCTCTGTGTATTCCATCAGGCCTTTGTGCGGCTCATATTAGGCGTCTTTTTCGCACACCGCCTCAGTTGGCAACTTGACAAAGCAGACGAAAGAACACTGTCTGTGTCTAACAGTACTGCTGCAGGCTGCTTATTATCCGATCAGCCTCTTTAGCACAGCAGGTCTAGAAAAAGGCCAGCAGTACTCGTTGGGGACCGGCCCGTTGACATTGCACTCAAAGAAGGAGAACATGGGGAACCAGATGCGAGCTCTCCGGCTCTGCTGGTAGGCCCGAGTGTTGGCTAGGGTGTGGTAGTACAGGAAGAGTCTGGTAGTGATGTAGAAGGCTATGAACACGTCAATAGAGTAGTGTTCATGCGCAGCCAGGATGAAGAAGATGCCGAAGAGGTTGAGCACCCAGGACAAAGTGTGGATAAAATTCCAACTTCTTGGAGTGTCTGTGTAAATCAAAGACGGAAGAGTGTTACTGAGCACTTTATGTGATTCCATTCTAAAATGTGGCACATTGTTAAGTCTGTTAAAgttattttcattcacatatttaatgtaaaaatattttttctgcttGTGGCTCATCTCAGGCACAAAGCTCTCAGCCACTCCTACCTGCTGTTCAAGCTTTCTGTTTAAATCAGAAAGAAAGATGGGTGACTCTACAGGAGGAGCTGAAATGGCTTGCTACAGACAGTGGAACTGAGGATGAATCACACAAAGTTTCTCTAGCGGAATCAAagactaaaaatatttaaatggaaACAACTATaataggttttttttattaattttcaaGAAATACTTGCAGTACCAGTAGCGGACACTGGATGGCAACATAGGGACACCTTCTCCAAATATGGCtaatctatgtctgttttatgaTTTACTACCACTATGGGGTTTATTGTACTGTGTACATAATAACAGTGCTCTTTAGACTTGGATTGAAATTAATAAAGcaacaataatttttaaaaaaaatcaagttttaattatataggACCAATTCACCCGTCCTATGCATTCCTTGAACATATATGCACATTTAAGGTCATATCATGGTAAACCTGACTCCCAAGTTTCCACACAGTGTTACTGTTGGCCAAGGTACTGCCATCCAGAGCAAGCATCTAATATGACAGCATGTTTAACAGGATTTATAGAAGGTAAGGGCCAAGttcaataacctcagttttatctgaatttagaagcaagAAATTTGAGGTcacccaggtctttatgtctgtAAGAGATTCCTTAAGTTTAACTAAGTGGTGTGTCATATCTGGCTTTGTGGATAAATAAAGCTGGGCATCAACTGCACAGCAACAAAAAAGTATGTTATGCTTCGAATGATACTGCCTaaaggaagcatgtataatgtaaatagaattggccCCAGCACaaaaccctgtggaactccataatttaCCTTATTGTGTGAAGAAGTTTCCCCattttacatgaacaaattggtgtctattagatagatatgagtCCAACCACTGCAATGCAGCATTTTTAATTCCTCTAGCATGGTGTAATcgctgtaataaaatattgctGTCAGTAGTATCGAAAAGTGCACTGacgtctagcaggacaagcacagaaataagttcactgtcagaggccataagaagatcatttgtgaCCTTCATTTATGCCTTATTGTGTACTGTGATGAGTTCTGACACCTGACTGAAACGCTTCAAATAAATTAGATCAGTTAGCTGTTGGCTAATGGACTAATATGGTTTGGAATCCATTAACCTGGAAACATACAAATTCTCTCACATGTGTTAGGTAATgtctaaaatgtttatttacttACAAAATGAGGGGTTTTAGGGATTAGTTTTGAAATCATTGATCATTTTCCAATTATAATTCCAAGTTATTCCAAGGCCTTTTCAACTCATCTTAGCACAAGTGTGTTTTCCTCCtcacagaaaacagaaacagaagctaCTCACATTCTGTGACAAAGAAGTTGAGCATGGTAAGGACCACAGTGTGGCCACTGAACATGTAGTCGCCACATGTGTGAACCCCTGTCAGTGTCATCCCAAAACCGCTCCAGATGGCCACAGCTCGCTGTAGTTTGGCCCACATGTCGCCGTACATCTAGAAGGAAACAGGTAATACTCTAATCTTGCAAAGAGATCTGATacatgagaaaaagagaaaaaaagatgcgTTACCTTTCCTGAACACTGCAGGTGCTGTCCTGGAACAGACAGGGAAGTGACAAACATGGTGATACAGCGCAGCATGAATACCGTCCCCATGAGGCTGCACATCCGCCGCAAGAGAATGGACCTAGAAGTAGTGAAATGTGAGTTTCCTGTGCTACTGACAGGCTCCTGGGATCTTTCAGAGCAGCTACTGACCTGTGTTTATGGAGCAGCAGAACCAGCATCCAGATGTTACAGAGGATCACTCCACATGCCTCGGCCATGGCGAATGCCCAGGGTATTCTAGGCACACTGTGGAAAAGGACAACATCAGTGCAGAAATAACAGATTGAAAGTGAGCATTTATAGCTGTTGTTGCTTAACATCTTACAACAAACATGACAGAAAAATTAGTTTGGTGTTTTGGTATATTAGTTTTAATAAATCATTTCAATGCATATAGATGTTATCTCCCAAGATATCTCTTTTGGAGATAATTAACTAGCCTGAATAATTTGCCTCAGTGTCtcaccaaacacacactggaaattCCTTGAAACAATCTCTCCTGGTAAGTTTTCATTTCATGAAAAGCCCAAAGCTGGTCATAAACAAAAGTAGGTCACCTTATAAACAATTCTCAAAGGTCTTTTTGAACCTCAGCGAGCACATCAGGAGTATATGAGGACAATAATAGAAACACGCTACAAGGAATTAGGGCAGTTATAATGTCAGCGATTTGGTGTGATACTCAAACATCATCGTTTGTGGAATTTCAGAGGTGATTAACGTTTTTGTTGTAAGAAGATTTAAGAAAGCTCTTGTGAGCGATCACACCCACCTGTCTAGAAAAATATCTGGGAGCGGAGGGTATGTGCGCATGTCAGGGACCCTCTCGTGCACGATGACCATGACGAAGGATGTAAACCCAAACACGAACACCACATAGACAGAGCTAAGCACCGTCTTCCAGTACTCGGGATCGAGGCGCCGCATCTGCTGCTTGTACTTTCCATTAGTGTACTGGTGATACTCCTCTCCCACTGGTGCTGTGTCAGTGCTGTCGCAGTCTCTCCCCGGGTCTCCGTTACACAACCAGTCCAAACTGCCTCCGGAACCGGTGGGAGAGTGGCCATCATAGGGAAGACCCAGCTCCTCCAATAAATCAATGTTCTGTTTCTGAAGTTTCCGAATGGAGACCATCAGCCGCTTGATGTCCCCCAGCACCTTGAGCTCCAGAGGCGGCGAGCGGAGGTCGTACTCACTGAGGGCGAGCAGACTGGTGCCATCCAGCCGGTGCTTGTTGCACAGCAGGTCCACATAGTCGCAGAAGCCCTCTTCCTTCAACCACTTGGCAACGTGCTTAGGCGTCCAACGACGGACACTCAGCTGGGTCATTTCCTCCTGACACCAAAGGctaaaaagaagaacagccacATTTAAGTTCAGCAGTATCAGTTCCTTATTGGCTTCCAAAACACCAAGCAAAATAATATTCAGGATAAGTTTAAGGCACAGTTTATTTGCTCTGAATCAGCAGTAGTAACTTTAAAGACACTATGCAAGACTGCTGCGCAGACAGAAAATACATTCATTTTGTGACAAAATTCTAGGTGATAAACCAATTTAAGACAAATCCTGAGTTACACAGGAAATCTGGGTAATCACAACTTATGCAGTTATATGACGCAAGTACTGGCAAGGATTTCCTAAGGCACAATGGAAACCACACCCTAAAATGTAAGTGAAGGAGCAGCTACATGTTACCCCAGGCCAAACAGTCAATTAAATCCTAAGGTGATAGATAACGATTTGTGGGGTATTATTGTCCTATTCACATTACAAGACATTATTACTATTTCTAACTTCATTATTAATCGAAATAAACACTGCCTCAACAGTCTGCTCCTTGGACTGACAAGAAAGCAacacatttctgtgttttttgataaaataatttaaataaacagtCCAGCAACTACAGTCGACCTGCAATAacccatatatatatttaaatatatcacTGGCTAGCATTTAAATCGGGCTTAGAAGCTCTTTGTATACTCCCAAGTTAACTTATATCAGTATTTTGTCAGGCAACTATCTGTCCTATTAGTATGTAAAGACAAATACGCCAGAGATAAACGTGAAAGCATCCACAAGCACCCCTGCCCACGGGGCTAACTCAGCTTAATACTAAAGACTGCTAGCTCACTGGCGCTAGCTCAATCAATGCGTGTGCTTTGCGGTCACTCACCAGCTCTGAGATGTAACAGAAGATGACACAGAATATATCTCTCCGGCTAACTAACGAAGTGACATCTCACAAGAATCAGAAGAAATCTTATTAGCATTTGCTTTAGTGACACGAGTTTGCTGGACATCATTACGCCCAGGCTTTGCGCTAGCTAGGAGTCCTGTTGACAACACAAGGCGGTAATGTCCAGAATAGCGGCGCACGCTAAAAGAAAACGCTgaataacagtgaaacagtgacACTCTATGGTGAGCAGGTGGTACTACACCGTTCTTACGTGTGAAATGGTATGACCAGAAAATATTATATAGAGTTGTGGTTATTTACTAAGGGACATTAAATCAAAATTAGTTggggtgtatgtatatatttgagccaGTTTCTATACCTGTGGCCCTCTGTGGATTAAAGAATATCCAAAATAGACTCAAACATTTGTCCTCAATTCtcgattttttaataaattaaaatgcatgctgtacaatcattccaccctgaaAAAAGAACACTTTAAAGAAATCATTCAAAACCCCAAAGGACAATGACAATGATGAGCATGATGAGTGTGTGTACACGTCTGACCACAACTATATGTATTTTTGCAACTGAAAATGATAAAATTAGAAATTATGAGTTGACataaaatgtactttaaaaaaaacatttagagaTGTAAAGCTGGCCTACATTCAGAGTAAGGTAGGTCACTGTTTTAATTTTAGAACAGCAACACCTGTCCTTGTCAGTGGCTGCCAGCATGGTCTCAGTGAAGGTTTAACAGTTTGAAAATAAATCTTGAGAGAATAAATCATACATAGGGATATGCATGTGGTCAACAATGAACAATCTGCAGGAAAATAGTGCAGCTTCTCCTGCCTCTCCTTCTGTGAAAGACCTTGAGAAGATTTTGTATGGAGGTAAAAGGTTTGGTAATCATGTTGATGAAGTTTGGCCTAACCTGTTCATTGGAGATATGTAAGTCTTTAAAATTGCTCTTGATGGCTTATACAACATAATCAGCACTAGATCAATTACCAGTTAGAAAGACTGattgcttttttctttgtagGTCAGTAGCTAATGATCGCTACAGTCTGTGGAAGCTGGGAATCACCCATGTTGTGAATGCAGCTCATGGGAAGATGCACTGTCAGGGGAGTCACTACTTCTATGGATCCACCGTGGATTATTATGGAGTGCCTGCAGATGACTCACCGTCTTTTGACCTCTCTCGATATTTCTTTCCCTCTGCTGAGTATATTCATAACGCACTTAACACGACAAGTGGTAAATACCCATCATGTTTAATGTCAGCCTCCGCCGACCTCTCACTCGTCTCATCCAGAATAAAATCCCTTATCGACCACATGCTTTATGCTCACCGTCatatttttcttctccttcctctccAGCTCGAGTTCTCGTCCACTGTGCTGTTGGCGTGAGCAGGTCTGCCTCCATCGTCCTGGCCTACCTAATGATCCACCACAATTACACGCTACTAGATGCAATCAATAAGGTCAAAGAGCGCAGGTGGATCTTCCCAAACAGAGGATTCCTTAAACAGCTTCGTGCTTTGGGTATGAAACTGCAAAAGACTTCATGACCGCTTCAAAAAATAAAGATCTTCTGATGCACATAacctcaaaacagctttttctcCATTCAAATGAGAGACTTGATGACCGTGTCAGTTGAAGGAAATGCTGTGCTTTGACTTTAATCAGTTTGTTTCAGGAATGGAATCTAATCAAATGTATTTCCCCCACAACTCTGGCACTGTGTTTGATGTGAATTATGCGGCCTCTATATATAATATCGACCCCCGTCTTAATAGGAGATCAATGTAATGAACTCTCCTCTGGGCAGAATCAATTTAAGGGACTGAATATgagatattgtttttatttaaccttaGTGTTGTGTTGAAGAAGCTTTTATCCATTGTGCTGCAGGTGAAATTAATCTGCagtgtgttttaattttaaaacaattcaattggggggggggggggggggggttcttggTAAGTACAAAAACTTacataaaacttttattttgaaacccTGAAGTACACCAtggaagtcttttttttttatcagtttatTAGCAGTTTTCTTGCAGCTGTCCcaaattttcttttgtttctacCACAATTGTGATTTGGGGTAAAATGTCTCCAAAAACTATTGGATGGATTGAACTGAAATTTGTCCAGACACTGTGATCCCCTCAGGAACTTTTTATTGTTGACTCATGAACTAATGTCATTGTCAGGTCAAATCCACAGTTCTTCTCAAGTGGTGCTTCATGACTAAGTACCTGTAAACAACAGATTAACATTATCATCTGTTATATACAGATGAGACATTCATGACTGTAGCAATGCTTACATATTGGACCAAGATGATGAACTTGATCAGCATGAGGCTCTTTGATCCTGTCTATATTCTATCTTTGAATGTGTTTTAGTGAAAGCCTAAACAGATCTTCATTTAAAGTTGTTGCTTCTGTCTTCAAATCTCCAGCTGATTGTTTTAATCAGTTccactaataataatacttataAAATATATCATAATAGTAATGGAATActataaaagtaaaacattatATAAGATGGTCATGGtgattttttaataatataaaagTCACTCCTGAATCAAATGGTAAGCCGTCCAAgtgtttaatttatataatatatGTGTAGGGTATATATGTTTCCCGCCAAATTTAGGTTACTCATGTTGGTTTGCTagcaacattttttaacagcatTAGCTAACTTCTTCgctaatgatgttaaaatgctAACTGAATGCTCAGTCTGGGCGATACCAGACCTATCTAGACCTGACAATCATCTATAGAAACAACAAAAGgttttattttagaaagtgaAACCTTTCAGCTAATAAGGGTAACTTTGCTTTCGGTTGCTCATGTTGGTTTGCTAGTGACAGTTTTTAACAGCATTAGCAACTTCTTGGCTTATGCTAACTGAATATGCAGACAATGTTGATCCTTAACCAACACTGTTATGATAATGTAGAAACAACACCAACATGAGGATTCAGCTAATAAGGATAGCTTCACTTTTATTGCCACTAGAAGGTCAAAGAGCCACTGCACAGACATTTTGTCGGTCTGTTGCCACACTCCTGACTTGCTAAGCTAGCTAaggaataataaataaattaaaacactgTTAAGATTAGCAGGTCAAAGTGATGCAAAACATCACAGGACAAGACAAAAAAGGAACACTAAATCCTTTGCTAATGGCACATTTTCCTACATGGCATCCCTGTCAAGGGCATATGTGGACACATGATGAAAGGACCCTGGTTAAATGCATCCTGGAAAACCTCACAAGAGATTTTAGCAGTTGAATTTCCATTgtcatcacatttttaaaaaaaacatcttaaaaccAAGTGTTAGCAGGATCAAGGTTATTTTTTTCTGGCATTTCCAGTAAGTGGCGGCGGTTTCATTATCTTATTAACGAGACAAAGCACAGCAACCTTCACGCGTCTCTTCAGCATGTATCACATTCCTTGCAGCTGATAATGGGGAAATCTGTTCAGAATTTTGCACACCTAACTTTTTTGCACAttagaagagagaaaaaaataaataaagattcaaCCTTGCCTCCGAGTCTCAGGTATAATGGGCTCCCTCCATCCCCGCTGGTGATGGCTGTGTGCATCAAAACCTAGCAGGCTGGGGATCTTTTTCAGATAACACAGGTCTTTGGAATGTGACAATGTGCTTTGGGTTTCCTCCGACGAAAGTGACTATACAGCCTGACAGTCTTTTGATTTCAATGGTCTCTTAGCAAGAAGAATCCTCTTCACAGAAATCCTGAATCACCAACGGCTCAGAAACATCTCCCTCTACATTACCGCTGTTCTCGAGAACAAAAGCTAATTTTTAGTGTCTGGTGAATTGTCTGGAGCTCATTCTTAAGTGTCTCTTGTAGAGAATAACTATTCTTAAAATGGTTGTAAAAGAGCTTCTCAACCAGAAAGCTCAAAGGGGAACAAACGCACAATCGCACCATGCTTGTCAAACTACTCTT
This sequence is a window from Pelmatolapia mariae isolate MD_Pm_ZW linkage group LG8, Pm_UMD_F_2, whole genome shotgun sequence. Protein-coding genes within it:
- the LOC134633120 gene encoding sphingomyelin synthase-related protein 1-like; the protein is MTQLSVRRWTPKHVAKWLKEEGFCDYVDLLCNKHRLDGTSLLALSEYDLRSPPLELKVLGDIKRLMVSIRKLQKQNIDLLEELGLPYDGHSPTGSGGSLDWLCNGDPGRDCDSTDTAPVGEEYHQYTNGKYKQQMRRLDPEYWKTVLSSVYVVFVFGFTSFVMVIVHERVPDMRTYPPLPDIFLDSVPRIPWAFAMAEACGVILCNIWMLVLLLHKHRSILLRRMCSLMGTVFMLRCITMFVTSLSVPGQHLQCSGKMYGDMWAKLQRAVAIWSGFGMTLTGVHTCGDYMFSGHTVVLTMLNFFVTEYTPRSWNFIHTLSWVLNLFGIFFILAAHEHYSIDVFIAFYITTRLFLYYHTLANTRAYQQSRRARIWFPMFSFFECNVNGPVPNEYCWPFSRPAVLKRLIG
- the LOC134633497 gene encoding dual specificity protein phosphatase 13A-like — translated: MNNLQENSAASPASPSVKDLEKILYGGKRFGNHVDEVWPNLFIGDMSVANDRYSLWKLGITHVVNAAHGKMHCQGSHYFYGSTVDYYGVPADDSPSFDLSRYFFPSAEYIHNALNTTSARVLVHCAVGVSRSASIVLAYLMIHHNYTLLDAINKVKERRWIFPNRGFLKQLRALGMKLQKTS